A portion of the Sphingobacterium spiritivorum genome contains these proteins:
- a CDS encoding TonB-dependent receptor, with translation MTLNVSTISEEISWEHPTFKNFNGSIGISAMQQDNTYKGRYLIPAYNSQTYGAYWIEKWKKNKWELQGGIRYDFKQISTVRYPYNNQPVEHDFDFSTIGASFNTIYHLSDHIRINGMVSLANRAPHVNELLIDGIHQGTATYELGDVNLKIEQAVNTVLGLSYSNEEKSVNIDWSVFYNSINNFIYLQPRPGEPVLTIAGAFPKFVYQQADAYLTGTDLLINYKPVQKLDIIGKASLLRAYNKTINDWLISMPSDRFSLGFNYELPDIRSFQKSYIGMEIPLVLKQTRVPDENIHGQQDYKLPPDGYLLTNISAGTVVSVLGRSLNINLAVSNLFNTRYRNYLNSFRYFTDEMGRNISVRLKYVF, from the coding sequence ATGACTTTGAATGTCAGCACGATTTCCGAAGAAATTTCTTGGGAGCATCCCACATTCAAAAACTTTAACGGAAGTATCGGCATATCCGCTATGCAGCAGGACAATACCTACAAAGGTCGGTATCTCATCCCTGCCTACAATTCCCAAACATACGGTGCATACTGGATTGAAAAATGGAAGAAGAACAAATGGGAGCTTCAGGGCGGTATCAGGTATGATTTTAAGCAAATCAGTACGGTACGATACCCTTACAATAACCAGCCTGTGGAGCATGACTTTGATTTTTCAACAATCGGGGCATCATTCAATACCATCTACCATCTTTCAGACCATATCAGGATAAACGGAATGGTCAGCCTTGCCAATAGGGCTCCCCACGTTAACGAACTGCTCATTGACGGCATACATCAAGGTACTGCCACCTATGAACTTGGGGACGTAAACCTGAAAATAGAGCAGGCTGTAAACACGGTCTTGGGGCTTTCATATAGCAATGAAGAAAAATCAGTAAATATAGACTGGTCTGTATTCTACAATTCCATCAACAACTTTATCTATTTACAGCCCCGCCCGGGAGAGCCTGTATTGACCATTGCAGGTGCATTTCCCAAATTCGTCTATCAACAGGCTGATGCCTATCTCACGGGAACGGATTTATTAATCAATTACAAGCCTGTACAGAAACTGGACATCATAGGAAAGGCATCTTTGCTAAGGGCGTACAATAAAACGATAAACGACTGGCTGATTTCCATGCCATCGGACAGGTTTTCATTGGGGTTCAATTACGAACTGCCCGATATAAGGTCTTTCCAAAAATCCTATATCGGGATGGAAATTCCGCTGGTCTTAAAACAGACAAGAGTACCTGATGAAAACATACACGGCCAGCAGGATTATAAGCTGCCCCCTGATGGTTATCTCCTGACAAATATATCCGCTGGTACAGTGGTCAGTGTCTTGGGCAGGTCACTGAACATCAATCTTGCAGTGAGCAACCTGTTCAATACCCGGTACAGAAACTACCTGAACAGCTTCAGGTATTTTACGGACGAAATGGGCAGAAACATCTCCGTTAGATTAAAGTACGTTTTCTGA